From Salarias fasciatus chromosome 5, fSalaFa1.1, whole genome shotgun sequence, a single genomic window includes:
- the LOC115388672 gene encoding 60S ribosomal protein L29-like produces the protein MAKSKNHTTHNQSRKAHRNGIKKPRTYRCESLKGVDPKFLRNMRFAKKHNKRGMKAAAKAKAAAAAAAPAPAPAEK, from the exons ATGGCAAAGTCAAAGAACCACACAACTCACAACCAAT CTCGCAAAGCCCACAGAAACGGCATCAAAAAGCCCAGGACTTATCGCTGCGAGTCACTGAAAGGG GTTGACCCCAAGTTCCTGAGGAACATGCGTTTCGCTAAGAAACACAACAAGAGGGGCATGAAGGCAGCAGCGAAGGcaaaggcggcggcggcggccgcagcACCGGCACCAGCGCCCGCGGAGAAATAA